A window from Podospora bellae-mahoneyi strain CBS 112042 chromosome 1 map unlocalized CBS112042p_1, whole genome shotgun sequence encodes these proteins:
- the HER2 gene encoding Trimeric GatFAB AmidoTransferase(AdT) complex subunit (COG:H; BUSCO:EOG09262UAS; EggNog:ENOG503NVZX) → MLSRSGLRGARLRVVSLTSQRRLLNHFITHPAEPIPPPPQPAPSSSPSPKQFTLAVKDNIATTIPGLPTTCASGILSKSYVSPIEATIITQLRARGAVITGKTNLDEFGMGSHSIYSHYGPVSQDTPPETSAGGSSGGSAVAVANGEVELALGTDTGGSVRLPAAYTGIIGYKPSYGMISRYGVIPYANSLDTVGFLSKQINPLKELIVGERGLWKEHDSNDPTSLTAAARKRCAAQRRGYRSRQGQTTELEGLKFGIPLEYNIAELDPEIRDAWAAAAKRLQDAGARIVPVSLPTTKHALAAYYVIAPAEASSNLAKYDGVRYGARDAEGASDASAGGVLYASTRGKGFGEEVKRRILLGSYTLSSEAMDNYFIKAQRVRRLVRRDFNRVFALENPLQERETFELSDLPEEVEMEDKWGPEEVDFLLCPTAPTLAPKLKGVMEQQPVDAYMNDVFTVPASLAGLPAISVPMKVATEGAAGLQLIGQYWDDARLLDVADAVAKEVRT, encoded by the coding sequence ATGCTATCCCGGTCGGGTCTCCGGGGTGCCCGGCTGCGCGTTGTGAGCCTCACCTCACAACGCCGTCTTCTCAACCACTTCATTACACACCCCGCCGAGccaataccaccaccaccccaaccggctccgtcttcttctcccagtCCAAAACAATTCACTCTCGCCGTAAAAGACAACATAGCCACCACAATCCCAGGCCTCCCAACAACATGCGCCTCCGgcatcctctccaaatcTTACGTCTCCCCCATCGAAGCCACAATCATTACCCAGCTCCGCGCCCGCGGCGCAGTGATTACGGGCAAGACTAATCTCGATGAGTTCGGCATGGGAAGCCACTCGATATACTCCCACTATGGTCCAGTATCTCAAGACACCCCCCCAGAAACATCAGCAGGCGGCAGCTCAGGAGGCAGCGCCGTAGCAGTAGCCAACGGGGAGGTAGAACTTGCTCTCGGGACAGACACGGGTGGATCGGTAAGACTACCAGCGGCATACACCGGTATCATCGGGTATAAGCCCTCCTACGGAATGATCTCACGCTATGGAGTCATTCCTTACGCCAACAGCCTAGACACAGTGGGCTTTCTCAGCAAGCAGATCAACCCACTAAAGGAGTTGATTGTTGGAGAGCGAGGGCTGTGGAAGGAACACGACAGCAATGATCCGACGAGTTTGACTGCGGCGGCCAGGAAAAGATGCGCTGCTCAGCGAAGGGGCTATCGCAGCCGACAAGGTCAAACTACAGAGTTGGAAGGGCTGAAATTTGGTATCCCACTCGAGTACAACATCGCCGAGCTCGACCCCGAGATCCGGGATGCCTGGGCTGCCGCTGCGAAGAGGTTACAAGATGCCGGGGCTAGGATCGTACCAGTGTCGCTGCCGACAACTAAACATGCCCTCGCGGCGTACTACGTCATTGCTCCGGCCGAGGCGTCTTCCAACCTGGCAAAATACGACGGGGTACGCTATGGAGCGAGGGACGCTGAGGGAGCAAGCGATGCATCAGCCGGAGGTGTTCTCTACGCCTCGACAAGAGGAAAGGGTTTcggtgaggaggtcaagaggcGGATCTTGCTGGGCTCATATACCCTCAGTTCAGAGGCGATGGACAACTACTTTATAAAGGCGCAACGAGTGCGGAgactggtgaggagggatttCAACAGGGTGTTTGCGCTGGAGAACCCGCTGCAAGAGAGGGAGACGTTCGAGCTGAGTGATCTGcctgaggaggtggagatggaggacaaATGGGgaccggaggaggtggacttTCTGCTGTGTCCTACAGCGCCGACATTGGCTCCTAAGCtgaagggggtgatggagcagcagccggtGGATGCGTATATGAATGATGTGTTTACTGTGCCGGCCAGCTTGGCGGGCCTGCCAGCGATTAGCGTGCCGATGAAGGTGGCGAccgaaggagcagcaggacTGCAGTTGATCGGGCAGTACTGGGACGATGCAAGGCTGCTGGATGTTGCGGATGCTGTGGCCAAGGAGGTCAGAACATAA
- a CDS encoding uncharacterized protein (EggNog:ENOG503NZEB; COG:S) yields MPRIVPSPLRFLKYGLPKQHHHHQQPLRALFRPTHQYQPLRHQSQGPRQSRGGYNYNYDHNSYRQYRPPNRWSIKRHIGKGYLEALILIFFLYKYKYPKAIMSSSLIPDNPDEVMVIRDLTPNVAIFSVPFSRFGKIPIGGRGTAVRLTSGSIAVFSPVALTEATKAKIASWGGQVKYLVATDIEHHIFLSEWKKAYPAAKLIGPEGLPEKRLKVKNDPKIGHEPFDVVIGKNTPRPYSVDVEFDKDFEVEYIASHPNKEVVFLYKPDKVLIEADLLFNLPATEQYSKVPEEKKPKPGLLGGWFMGMNSTEGEAKGMKRFLWWVVSRADRDGFNEIVGRMYRDWDFEVIVPCHGEVIEKGAKEVWGRVFEWHLEGKK; encoded by the exons ATGCCAAGAATCGTCCCATCACCATTGCGTTTTCTCAAATACGGCCTT CCaaaacaacatcaccatcaccagcaaccacTTAGAGCTTTATTCAGACCAACCCACCAATACCAACCTCTCAGACATCAGTCTCAAGGCCCGCGCCAGTCTCGCGGCGGTTACAACTACAACTACGACCACAACTCTTACCGTCAATACAGGCCTCCAAATCGCTGGTCTATCAAAAGACACATCGGCAAAGGCTACTTGGAagctctcatcctcatcttcttcctctacAAGTACAAGTACCCAAAAGCAATcatgtcctcctccctcatccccgaCAACCCCGACGAGGTAATGGTCATCCGCGACCTCACCCCCAACGTCGCCATCTTTTCTGTACCCTTCTCCCGTTTCGGTAAAATCCCCATCGGCGGCCGCGGCACCGCTGTCCGCCTCACCTCCGGCTCCATCGCAgtcttctcccccgtcgcGCTGACGGaagccaccaaagccaagatCGCTTCCTGGGGAGGTCAAGTCAAGTACCTGGTCGCGACGGACATTGAACACCACATCTTCCTCTCGGAATGGAAAAAAGCCTACCCCGCGGCGAAATTAATCGGCCCAGAAGGTCTCCCCGAGAAGCGCCTCAAGGTGAAGAACGACCCTAAAATCGGCCACGAACCGTTTGATGTTGTCATTGGCAAAAACACACCCAGGCCGTACTCGGTAGATGTCGAGTTCGACAAAGACTTCGAGGTGGAGTATATCGCCTCTCATCCCAACAAGGAAGTGGTGTTTTTGTATAAACCGGACAAGGTGCTCATCGAGGCGGATTTGTTGTTTAATTTGCCTGCGACGGAGCAGTACTCAAAGGTaccggaggagaagaagccgaagccggGGTTGTTAGGGGGATGGTTTATGGGGATGAACAGTACGGAGGGAGAGGCGaaggggatgaagaggttTTTGTGGTGGGTTGTGAGCAGGGCGGATAGGGACGGGTTCAACGAGATTGTGGGGAGGATGTATAGGGATTGGGATTTTGAGGTGATTGTGCCCTGTCATGGGGAGGTTATTGAAAAGGGGGCGAAGGAGGtctgggggagggtgtttgagTGGCActtggaggggaagaagtgA